The Deltaproteobacteria bacterium PRO3 genomic interval CGGCGCGCTCGGCGTGATGGGCCAGGAGCCCGGCCAGGGTGTCGGTGTCTTGTTGCGAGGCCATGTAGTCGAAGAGCCTGCGGTGAAGGGCGACGCGCTCCTCGTCGGAAATTTCTCGCAAGACCGATTCCGCCGCGCCGGGATCGGCCCAGCGCCAATAGGGCGGCTCGCCCCCGCTGCGCAGCGCCTTATCCTCGGCCAGCAGGGAATGCAGCGCACCCTCGAGGGCCGAGCCTTCGATTCCGGTGACCGCCTGCAAAAAAGCGGCGCTCATCCACCCGGGATGGGCGGCCAAGGCGCGGGAGACGGTTTTTTCGACGGAATCCATCGCTGCCGCCAGTGTAACCTGTTTGCAAGACCTAGCCAAGGATGGTGAGATTGGAAAATTTCGCGAGCAGCTTCTTGCGGTCGCCCGACTGGAAGGCCACCGTGACCTTCCGGTCGTCCGCCCCGCCCTCGCAGAGCTGGATGGTGCCGACGCCGAAGACGGGGTGCCTCACCTTGGCGCCCACCTTGTAGGGGTTGCTGGGATCTTCCTTGGGCTTGGCGGGGGCCTTCAGCCAGGTGGCCCGCGGCAGGTCCTCGTCGTCGTCGCGATAATCGTCCCGACCCCAATCCGAGGGAGGGGGCTCGATGCGCTCGAGCAGCTCCGTTGGGACGTCCTCGAGGAAGCGCGAAGGCAGGTTGAACTGCTCGTTGCCGAAGACACGCCGCCGCTCGGCGTTGCAGAGGAAGAGGCGCTTGCGGGCCCGCGTCATGCCGACGTAGGTGAGGCGCCGCTCCTCGTCCATTTCCTCGGGGGTGTCCAAGGAGCGAATGTGCGGCAACAGGCCCTCCTCCATCCCGACGAAGAAGACCACGTCGAACTCGAGGCCCTTCGCCAGGTGCAGGGTCATCAGCGGCAGGGCCTGGCTCTTGTCGTCCAACTTGTCGATGTCGCTGACCAGCGAGACCTGGTCGAGGAAGCCTTGCAGGCTGGGCTCGGTCGTTCCGGCCTCGTAGTCGGCGACGACGTTGACCAATTCCTCGAGGTTCTCGATACGGCCTTCGGCCTCAAGGGTGTCCTCGGCGCGCAGCTCTTCCAGATAGCCGCTGCGCTCGATCAGGGTCTGGACGAAGTGCGAGAGGCGCTCGCCCTTCATCATGGCCTGCAGGTTGAGCAGGAGCTGGTGGAAGGCGAGGATCTTCTTGGCGGTCGTGCCCGTCACCCCCGCCTCCCCCGCCAGCGGCAGCGCGTCGAAGAACGACAAGCCCCGCTGGGCCGCGAATTGCTCGAGCTTCTCCACCGTCACCTTGCCGATGCCGCGCCCCGGCACGTTGATGATGCGCCGCAAGTGCAGGCCGTCGGCCGGATTGGCCAAAACCCAGAGGTAGCTCAGGATGTCCTTGATCTCCATGCGGTCGTAGAAGCGGGTGCCGCCGTAGATGACGTAAGGAATATTCTGCCGGCGCAGCTCGTCTTCGAAGACCCGGGACTGGGCGTTGGTGCGGTAGAAGACGGCGAAATCCGCCAACCGCAAGTCCCCGGCCTCGCGCAGCCGCTGGATCTGCTGGACGACGAAGGCGGCCTCCTCTTTGTCGGTGCGGCCGGTGTAGTAGACGATGCGCTCGCCGGCCTCGTTCTCGGTCCAGAGGGTCTTGTCCTTGCGGTGGGCGATGCGCCGGACCACCTCGCCGGCGGCCTTGAGGATGTTCTTCGTCGAGCGGTAATTCTGCTCCAGCTTGATGACGGTCGCGTTGGGAAAATCTTTCTCGAAATCGAGGATGTTGCGCACGTCGGCCCCGCGCCAGCGGTAGATGGACTGGTCGTCGTCGCCCACCACGCAGAGATTTTGCCGCTCGCCGGCCAGCAGCTGGATGAGCCGGTACTGGGCGCGGTTGGTGTCTTGGTACTCGTCGACCATCAGGTAATGGAGGCGGTCGCGATAGGCCTGCAGCACCTCGGGATGGCCCTCGAAGAGCTTGACCGGGAGCAGCAGCAGGTCGCCGAAGTCCACCGCGTTGTTGGCCTTCAATTTCTTGGCGTAGAGCTCGTAGACCCGGGCGACCTGCTCGTTGAAGAAGTCCTCGACGGGATAGGCCGCGGGCTCGATCAGTTCGTTCTTCGCCGCGTCGATCCGGGATTCGACCGCCCGAGGGTTGAAGATCTTGGGGTTGAGCTTCAGCTCCTCGAGGCATTCCTTGATCAGGGTCATCTGGTCGCCGTCGTCGTAGATGACGAAGCTCTCGCCGTAGTCGAGCCGGTTGGCGTGCTTGCGCAGAATCCGCACGCCGGCGGAATGAAAGGTCGAGATCCAGGTGTCGTCGGCGCGCTGCCCCAGCAGGCCGGCGACCCGCTCCTTCATCTCTCCGGCCGCCTTGTTGGTGAAGGTGACGGCGAGGATGTTCCAGGGGCTCACCCGCTTCTCGCGGATCAGGTGGGCGATGCGGTGCACCAAGACTCGTGTCTTGCCGCTGCCAGCGCCGGCGAAGAGCAAGAGGGGTCCGTCGACGGTCAGCACCGCCTCGCGCTGTTGGGGATTGAGATGGTTCAAGTTCATATTGGACTCGCGGCTTCGACGGATTCCCGGATTTCACGGTTATAGCAAGACAATATGTCCCTTCGCGAGACGAGTCCCAGCACCTTGCGGGACTCGCCTCCTTCCAGGACCGGCAGATATTCGATATTCTCGTCTCCGATTTTCAGTAACGCTTCCTCGAGGGTGTTTTCGGGCGTGACCGTCAGAACTTCCCGGGTCATGATATCTCCGACCACGACCACGTCGGCCACCTCTTCTTCGAAAACGACGGCCTGAAAGTCCTGCAAAGACACGATCCCCACCAAACCACCGTCCGGACCGAGAACGGGATAAGCATACTGTTTCGAATTGGGCAAGAGAGCGAGAAGCTCCCTCAGTCTGGTCTGAGGCGATACCGACAAAAAATCAGCCCTGAGAATTTCGCGAACCCGCTTCCTGCGCAGTACGTTGCGTCTTTCACCGTAGAAAACGCCCTTTTTGATCAACGAACGAGTGAAAACCGAACCCTTCATGACGATTTGGACGAGGATGGTGCTGATCGCGCAGGTGATCATCAACGGCAGGACAATGCTGTATTTCCCGCTCAGCTCGAATATAAGGATCACCGAGGTCAAAGGGGCCCCCGTCACCCCGGCCATGAGGGCTCCCATGCCAACCAAGGCGTAACTACCGGCCGTCGCGGTCGATTCTGGGAATAGCCGATGGGCTCCGTATCCGAAGGTATTACCGATCATCGCGCCTATGAAGAGGCAAGGAGCAAAAACGCCTCCCGTCCCGCCCGAGCCCAGGGTTAGGGAAGTGGCGACCATTTTCAATATTCCTAAGGCGGCGATGAAATACCAAAGGTATTGCCCTTCGAAAACGGCGTTGACCGTGGGATAATTGCTGAACCCGTGAAGTTGGGGAAAATAATAGGCGATCAAGGCCAGAAGAAAGCCCCCCAGCATGGGCTTGAGGAAACTGGGCATCTTTAAGCGCGAAAAACCTTCTTCGAAGCGCTCCAGACAAATCATGAACAGCATGCAGGCACCGGCGATCAAGAGAGCCATGGCCATATAGATGGGAATTTCCCAGGCGCTCTTGAGGTGAAAGGAGAAGGCCCCGCTGGTTAGGGCCGGAAACCCCGACACCTCCTGGAGGAGAGCGTTTGAGACGACGGTGGCAATGACCGAGGAAATCACGATCGGCGTGAAATGACGGACGGCTACGTCGCCGTGAAAAATCTCTAGAGCGAAGATCGCGCCGGTAATCGGAGCGTTAAAGGTAGCCGCGATCCCGCCCGCGGCCCCGCAACTAATGATCGTCTTGGCCAATTCTCCTTTCTTTTTCAGCAGGCTGCTTACAGCCGATCCTACCGTGGCTCCGATGTGGGCGATAGGCCCCTCCCTGCCGGAAGATCCCCCGCTTCCGATGGTCAACGCGGAAGTCAGGGCGCGCAACAATATGACTCTTTTCGGAAGCGGTTTCCCGAATTGCATCGCTTCCATGACGTCGGGCACCCCATGGGAAGCCCCTTCCTTCTTGAGAAGGAACTTCGCCGCCAAGCCGACAAGCAAACCTCCCAATGCCGGCATCAGGATTCTTCGCCACCCCGGCGCCAAAACCACCGCGGTGAAAGGGTTTTCGACTCCGCCGAAAAAACCATCCTGCATGAACCCGATCAGCCAGCGGTAAAACACCGCCGCCAGGCCGGACAAGACACCCACGAACAGACCCAAACCGATCAGTTGCGGACCTTGTTCCTTGAGCGCCTTCATTCCACCGTCACGCTCTTAGCCAGGTTGCGGGGTTGGTCGACGTCGTGACCGCGATGGTCGGCAATATAGTAAGCGAAGAGCTGCAGGGGCACGGCGCTGAGAATGGGGGTCAATAGCGGATGGGCCTTGGGCAGATAGATCACGTCGCCGGTCAGCTCGCGGATCTTCTTGTCGCCCTCGGTCGCCAGGGCGAGCACCGCGGCCTGGCGCGAGAGGACCTCTTGGATGTTGGAGGCCATCTTCTCGTAGTACTCGTCTTTCAGGGCGATCGCGACCACCGGCGAGCCGTGGTCGATCAAGGCGATGGGCCCATGCTTGAGCTCGCCCGCCGGATAGCCCTCGGCGTGGAGGTAGGAGATCTCCTTGAGCTTCAAGGCGCCTTCCAGGGCAATCGGAAACTGGGGCCCGCGGCCGATGAAGAGACAGTCGTCGCTGTGGGCGTACTTCAGGGCCAGCTCGCGGATGGCCTCGGACTGCTTGAGCACCTCCTCGATCTTGCCGGGCACCTCGAGGAGCTCGTGCAGGAAGGCCTCGGCGTCCTCCTTCTTAAAGGTCCCCTTCTTCCGCCCCAAGAGCAGGCCCACCAGGTGCAGGGTGACGATCTGGGCGGTGAAGGTCTTGGTCGCGGCCACGCCGATCTCGGGGCCGGTGTAGGTGTAGAGTACCGCGTCGCTCTCCCGGGCGATCGAGCTGTCGACGACGTTGGTGATGGCCAGGACCTTGGCCCCCTTGGCCTTGGCGTTGCGGATGGCGGTGAGGGTGTCGGCGGTCTCGCCCGACTGGCTGATCGCCACCACCAGGCTGCGCTTGTCGAGGATGGGGTCGCGGTAGCGGAACTCGCTGGCCTGCTCGACCATCACCAGGGTCTTCAGGTCGCGCTCGAGGAAATACTTGCCGACCAGGGCCGCGTGCCAGCTGGTGCCGCAGGCGACCAGGTAGATCTTGTCGACTTTTTCGATCTCGGCCTTCGACTTGAACAGCTCGGCCGCCCCGTCGCCGTAGACGTTGGACTTCACCAGGTCGAGATGCCCGCGCAGGGTGTCGGCCAGGGCCCGGGGCTGCTCGAAGATCTCTTTGAGCATGAAGTGCTTGTAGCCGGCCTTCTCGGCCATCGCGAGGGTCCAGGTGATCGTCTTGGCCTCGCGGCGCACCGCCTTGCCGCTTAGGTCTTGGACCTGGACGCCCTTGCGGTCGAGGACGGCGACCTCGCCGTCCTCGAGGAAGACGACGCGCTTCGTGTAGGGCAACAGCGCGGGTACGTCGCTGGCGACGTAATTCTCGCCCTCGCCCAAGCCCAGGACCAGCGGGCTGCCGCTGCGGGCGGCGTAGAGGGTCCCCGGCTCGCCCTCGCAGAGCATCGCCACCGCGAAGGAGCCGCGCAGCCGATGGAGGGCCTTGCGGAAGGCCTGGACCGTCGGCGTACGAGGACCCAGCTCTTCGTCGATGAGGTGAGCGATGATCTCGGTGTCGGTCTCGGAGGAGAAGTGGTGCCCCTTCTTGAGCAGGGCCTCGCGGAGCTCGGTGAAATTTTCGATGATGCCGTTGTGGACGACCGTGACCTTCCCGTAGCGGTGCGGGTGGGCGTTGGCCTCGCTGGGCCGGCCGTGGGTCGCCCAGCGCGTGTGGCCGATGCCGAGGCTGCCCTCGGGGCCCTTCGCCTGGACCAGCTCGCGAAGCTTGGCGAGCTTGCCCTGGGAACGCAGGATCTGCAGGCGGTCGCCGGCGACTACGGCGATGCCCGCCGAGTCGTAGCCGCGGTACTCGAGGCGCGAGAGGCCGTCGAGCAGGATCTCCGCCGCGGGTTTACCTCCGATGTATCCGACGATGCCGCACATATGGGTAGGACCTAATCCTTCCGGAACTTCTTCTTATACCCCTGAATGTTCTTCTGCGGAACCCGCGAAATCGCCAGGGCCCCCGGCGGGACGTCCCGCGTCACCGTGGTGCCCGCGCCAACGTAGGCACCCTTCCCCACCTTCACGGGCGCCACCAGCTGGGTGTCGCTTCCGATGAAAACCCCGTCGGCCAAAACCGTCTGGAATTTGTTCTTCCCGTCGTAATTGCAAGTGATGGTCCCGGCGCCCACGTTGACGCCCTTCCCGATCACCGCGTCGCCCAGGTAGCTGAGGTGGTTGGCCTTGCTGCCCTTTCCCAGCCGCGTCTTTTTTAATTCGACGAAGTTGCCGACGTGGGCCTCGGCGTCGATCAAGCTGCCGGGGCGCACCCGCGCGTAGGGCCCGACCACCGCCCCCGCCTTGACTTGGCAGTCCTCGAGATGGGTGTAGGCCTTCAAGGTCACGCCGTCGCCCACCGTCGCGTCGATCAGGACGCAGCCCGGTCCCACCACGCAGCCCTTGCCCAGGCGCGTGTTGCCGATCAGATGCACCCCGGCCGAAAGAAAACTGTCCTCGCCGATCTTGACGCCCGCGTCCACGTAGACAGCGTCGGGGTCCTGCATGCCGACGCCGTTCTCGAGGTGGGCACCGACCAGCTCTTGGTTGCGTATCTTTTGGAGATAGGCGAGCTCGCCGCGGGTATTGCCTCGCAGGATCTCGGCGCCGTCGGAGACCGAGACGCTATGCACGGGAATCCCCTGCCGGGCCGCGCAACCGACGACGTCAGTCAGGTAATATTCCTTCTTCACAGGATCCGGCCGGATCTGCGCCAGGGCCTTGCGCAAAAAGCCCGCCTCGGCGCAGTAGATGCCCGCGTTGATCTCGTTGATCTGGCGCTCCTCGGGGCTCGCGTTCTTCTCCTCGACGATTCCGTAAATGCGCCCCTCGCCGTCGCGCAGGATACGCCCGTAGCCGAAGGGATTGGCGACCACCGAGGTGACCAACGAGAGCGGCCGCGCCGCGCCCAGGCGCAACAGGCGCTTGAGCGTCTCGGGCCGCAGCAGCGGGACGTCGCCGCTCAAGATGAGGACGTGGCCGGAGAAATTTCCCAGGGCCTTGAGCCCGACTTGGACGGCGTGGGCGGTCCCGCGCCGCTCTTTCTGATGAGCAAAGACCAGCCCCTTGCGGCCCCGCAGCCGCGCCTCGACCTTGTCGCGGTCGTTGCCGAGGACGACGGCGATCTTCCGCGGCTGAACCGATTGCGCGGTGTCGAGGACGTAATCGATGAGCGGCCGGCCGCAGAGGGGGTGCAGGACCTTGGTGAGCCGGGACTTGAGCCGGGTGGAATTTCCCGCCGCGAGCACGATGACCGAGAGACCCTTCATGGTTTTTGGGCTTAGACGGATTTTAGAGAAAGATCAATCACTAAGCCTTCGGCAGGCCCAGCTCATAGAAGGGATCGGTGATCTCGTCTTCCTGGCGGAAGTCCTCGACCGGCGACAGGGAGATCAGGTCCTGGATCTCCTCGCGGCTGAGCAGGGCCGGCGCCTCCGGCTTGACCGCTGCGGGTTCCTCCAAGCGTGGCTCCGAGACAGCGACCGGAAACGGCACAGGCGACGAAGGCAGGATCGGCGGCTTCGCCAAGGTCTTTTGAAACTCCTCCCAAGCGGTGAAGCGCCATCCGCCCGCGGCCTCGGCCCGTCCATGGAAGAGGCTCACCCGCACGCCGTTCAAATAGCTCAGGAGATAGCGGACGTCGGGATCGATCTCGAGGGCGAGGATCCAGACCTTCATCAGGAGGGAGCGATTTTCCAAGACCTGGGGAAAGAGATGGGGCCACAGCGCCCGGTTGCGTTGGATCCAGTCGTAGTCCGGGAGAAGCTTGGAGACGGTCTCGGCGTCACAGCGCCGCTTCACCCAAAGAAATACCAGCTCGCCGGAGGGATGCAGGGCCACCCAGTCGACGCACCCTTGACCCTCGCGGATCGGGAAGTCCCGGTCCACCGCCTCGAGACCGCGCTCCAATTTGGACAAACAGGCCGGAACCGCCTCGCGCAGGGCCTCCAGCTCGTCGCGGCGGCCGCGCACGACCTGAAAGGTCTTCTTCAGCGCCTTCTTGGGCCGCTTCAACATCTTGGAGACCGGTTCGCGCTGCCAAAATTTCTTACTCATGGGCCTGCCGCTCGAGCTTCGCGAAGTAGGAAGGAATGTCCGCGTCGCGGCACTGCCGTTTCTCCCAGGCCCGGTAGCGCACGAAGAGCTTGGCCTCGATGCCGCGCAGGCAGGCGGTGACGAAGGCCTTGGGGTGCGAGAGCACGGCCGGCCTTTGGATCGCGATGGAGTGCAGCAGGTAGCGGTCGAAGGGGATGTAGCCCAGGCTGTTGAGCCTCACGCCCGAGAGGTGCTTGGCGACGACTTGCCGGAGCTTTTTCATCGATTGCTGAAATTCGGTCTCGTCGCGCACCCGGTTCATCACGACGTTTAGCTCGCGGGCCGGCGCGCCGTCGTCCTGGGCGAGGCACTTGACCAGACCGTAGGCGTCGATCAAGGCGGTAACCTCGGGGTTGGTGACGACGATACGGTCGTGGGCGGGCTTCATCCATTGCAGATTGGCCGGGGAAATCCCCGCGGCCAAGTCGACCAGGACCATGTCGTAGTCCGGCTCGAGGCAGGCGAGCTCGCGGGCCAGGATGGCGATCTCGTAGGGCTCGAGGTTGGAAAGCCGGCTCGAGCCCATCCCGCCGGGCAAAAGCTTCACCCCGCCGGGGCCGGGCAGGATCACCTCGCGGAGGCCCTTGCGCCCCGCCAAAACGTCGCCGATGTCGCCCTGCGGCTCGAGGCCGAGCAAGAGGTGGTCGTTGGCCAGGCCGAAGTCGGCGTCGACGATCAA includes:
- the pcrA gene encoding DNA helicase PcrA codes for the protein MNLNHLNPQQREAVLTVDGPLLLFAGAGSGKTRVLVHRIAHLIREKRVSPWNILAVTFTNKAAGEMKERVAGLLGQRADDTWISTFHSAGVRILRKHANRLDYGESFVIYDDGDQMTLIKECLEELKLNPKIFNPRAVESRIDAAKNELIEPAAYPVEDFFNEQVARVYELYAKKLKANNAVDFGDLLLLPVKLFEGHPEVLQAYRDRLHYLMVDEYQDTNRAQYRLIQLLAGERQNLCVVGDDDQSIYRWRGADVRNILDFEKDFPNATVIKLEQNYRSTKNILKAAGEVVRRIAHRKDKTLWTENEAGERIVYYTGRTDKEEAAFVVQQIQRLREAGDLRLADFAVFYRTNAQSRVFEDELRRQNIPYVIYGGTRFYDRMEIKDILSYLWVLANPADGLHLRRIINVPGRGIGKVTVEKLEQFAAQRGLSFFDALPLAGEAGVTGTTAKKILAFHQLLLNLQAMMKGERLSHFVQTLIERSGYLEELRAEDTLEAEGRIENLEELVNVVADYEAGTTEPSLQGFLDQVSLVSDIDKLDDKSQALPLMTLHLAKGLEFDVVFFVGMEEGLLPHIRSLDTPEEMDEERRLTYVGMTRARKRLFLCNAERRRVFGNEQFNLPSRFLEDVPTELLERIEPPPSDWGRDDYRDDDEDLPRATWLKAPAKPKEDPSNPYKVGAKVRHPVFGVGTIQLCEGGADDRKVTVAFQSGDRKKLLAKFSNLTILG
- a CDS encoding chloride channel protein encodes the protein MKALKEQGPQLIGLGLFVGVLSGLAAVFYRWLIGFMQDGFFGGVENPFTAVVLAPGWRRILMPALGGLLVGLAAKFLLKKEGASHGVPDVMEAMQFGKPLPKRVILLRALTSALTIGSGGSSGREGPIAHIGATVGSAVSSLLKKKGELAKTIISCGAAGGIAATFNAPITGAIFALEIFHGDVAVRHFTPIVISSVIATVVSNALLQEVSGFPALTSGAFSFHLKSAWEIPIYMAMALLIAGACMLFMICLERFEEGFSRLKMPSFLKPMLGGFLLALIAYYFPQLHGFSNYPTVNAVFEGQYLWYFIAALGILKMVATSLTLGSGGTGGVFAPCLFIGAMIGNTFGYGAHRLFPESTATAGSYALVGMGALMAGVTGAPLTSVILIFELSGKYSIVLPLMITCAISTILVQIVMKGSVFTRSLIKKGVFYGERRNVLRRKRVREILRADFLSVSPQTRLRELLALLPNSKQYAYPVLGPDGGLVGIVSLQDFQAVVFEEEVADVVVVGDIMTREVLTVTPENTLEEALLKIGDENIEYLPVLEGGESRKVLGLVSRRDILSCYNREIRESVEAASPI
- the glmS gene encoding glutamine--fructose-6-phosphate transaminase (isomerizing) codes for the protein MCGIVGYIGGKPAAEILLDGLSRLEYRGYDSAGIAVVAGDRLQILRSQGKLAKLRELVQAKGPEGSLGIGHTRWATHGRPSEANAHPHRYGKVTVVHNGIIENFTELREALLKKGHHFSSETDTEIIAHLIDEELGPRTPTVQAFRKALHRLRGSFAVAMLCEGEPGTLYAARSGSPLVLGLGEGENYVASDVPALLPYTKRVVFLEDGEVAVLDRKGVQVQDLSGKAVRREAKTITWTLAMAEKAGYKHFMLKEIFEQPRALADTLRGHLDLVKSNVYGDGAAELFKSKAEIEKVDKIYLVACGTSWHAALVGKYFLERDLKTLVMVEQASEFRYRDPILDKRSLVVAISQSGETADTLTAIRNAKAKGAKVLAITNVVDSSIARESDAVLYTYTGPEIGVAATKTFTAQIVTLHLVGLLLGRKKGTFKKEDAEAFLHELLEVPGKIEEVLKQSEAIRELALKYAHSDDCLFIGRGPQFPIALEGALKLKEISYLHAEGYPAGELKHGPIALIDHGSPVVAIALKDEYYEKMASNIQEVLSRQAAVLALATEGDKKIRELTGDVIYLPKAHPLLTPILSAVPLQLFAYYIADHRGHDVDQPRNLAKSVTVE
- the glmU gene encoding UDP-N-acetylglucosamine diphosphorylase/glucosamine-1-phosphate N-acetyltransferase, translating into MKGLSVIVLAAGNSTRLKSRLTKVLHPLCGRPLIDYVLDTAQSVQPRKIAVVLGNDRDKVEARLRGRKGLVFAHQKERRGTAHAVQVGLKALGNFSGHVLILSGDVPLLRPETLKRLLRLGAARPLSLVTSVVANPFGYGRILRDGEGRIYGIVEEKNASPEERQINEINAGIYCAEAGFLRKALAQIRPDPVKKEYYLTDVVGCAARQGIPVHSVSVSDGAEILRGNTRGELAYLQKIRNQELVGAHLENGVGMQDPDAVYVDAGVKIGEDSFLSAGVHLIGNTRLGKGCVVGPGCVLIDATVGDGVTLKAYTHLEDCQVKAGAVVGPYARVRPGSLIDAEAHVGNFVELKKTRLGKGSKANHLSYLGDAVIGKGVNVGAGTITCNYDGKNKFQTVLADGVFIGSDTQLVAPVKVGKGAYVGAGTTVTRDVPPGALAISRVPQKNIQGYKKKFRKD
- a CDS encoding MinD/ParA family protein, whose translation is MSSRSIDLVAEAGLSSGEPAFALTDETVAVPFEFGDAPERPEASMPPAQCQVLAIASGKGGTGKTTFTTNLAISLAQRGLRVLIVDADFGLANDHLLLGLEPQGDIGDVLAGRKGLREVILPGPGGVKLLPGGMGSSRLSNLEPYEIAILARELACLEPDYDMVLVDLAAGISPANLQWMKPAHDRIVVTNPEVTALIDAYGLVKCLAQDDGAPARELNVVMNRVRDETEFQQSMKKLRQVVAKHLSGVRLNSLGYIPFDRYLLHSIAIQRPAVLSHPKAFVTACLRGIEAKLFVRYRAWEKRQCRDADIPSYFAKLERQAHE